GACGGCGCCCGCCGCGAAGCCGGCGGACGGCTGGATGATGCGGGTGAGCGCCGGCGCGATCGGGATGAGGAAATAGCCGGCCATCACCAGCAGCACGACCCCGCCGAGGCTCTTGACGGCCTCCATCCATGGGCCGCTTTTGGGCAGCGACACGGCGAACACCGCCAGCACCCAGAACAGCAGCCCCATGCCGAGCGCGTACGTGAACATGATCGCCGCGCCGAGCGGTACGTTCTGGCCCTTGGCGATCATGAGGATGATGCCGGCGGCGAACGCGCCGGTACACGGCGCCGCGACGACGCCGAGGACGAGGCCGAGGGCGAACGACCCGCCGACGCCCTTGCCGCCGACGCGATTGAGCCGCTGTTGGAGGCCGTGGGGCAGGCGCAGCTCGAACGCGCCGAACATCGACGCCGCGAGGGCGACGAGAACCCCGGCGATCGGGACGATCACCCACGGGTTGGCGAGCAGCTCGTTGCTCTGCTTGCCCGCGAGCGCGAACGCGACGCCCAAAACGGTGTACAAGGTGCAGATGCCGAGGACGAACGCGGTCGCCAGCAGCATCGCCCGGCGCCGCGTGACGGCTTCGTCGCGCGCGCCGAACACGGCGACGATGATCGGGGCCATCGGGTAGACGCACGGGGTGAGCGAGGTCAGGAAGCCCCAGCCGAACGCGGCGAGAAACGCCCAGACCATCCCGTCGGCGAGGATGTCGGGCACGTCGCCGCCGGTGCCGGCGGCGTGGGCCGCGGCCGGGGCGGCGAGCGCGGCGAGCGCGGCAACTACGGATCCGAACGGTCGCATGGTGTCCTATCGATGCGCGATGACGGCAAACGTTACGCGGCGACGGCGTGCGGTGCGTCTGGCGGAGCCGGCGCCGCCGGGCGATGGGAGGTTCGCATCATCGGTCTGCCACTAACTATAGTAAAGTCCGCGGCCGATGGCCGGCGACGACGACGAACTGGCCCGGCTTCGGGCCGAACTCGACGCCGTGGACGACGAGATTTTGGCGGCCCTCAACCGCCGGGCGGCGATCGTCGAGCGCGTGGCGGCCCACAAACGGGCCACCGGCGCGCCGTACTACGTCGCCGACCGCGAGCGCCAGATCATCGAGCGGCTGACGGCGGCCAACCCCGGCCCGTTTCCGACCGCCGCCATCCGCCCGGTCGTCCAGGAGATCGTGAGCGCGTGCCGCAGCCTGGAAAAGGGCGTGCGGGTCGCGTATCTCGGCCCCGAGGGCACGTTCACCCACCAGGCGGCCAAGCTCCACTTTGGCGCGTCGTGCCGGGCGGTGCCCGCGGGCACGATCGCGGCGGTGTTCGCCGAGGTGACCCGCGGTCAGGCCGACTTCGGGGTCGTTCCCGTCGAGAACTCGAGCGAGGGGATCGTGTCGCACACGCTCGACGAGTTCGTCGACCGCGACCTGCAGATCGTCGCAGAGGTGTTCGTGCAGGTCAGCCACTGCCTGCTCGTACACCACGACATCGACGAGGGCGCCATCGCGCGCGTCTACTCGCACCCGCAGGCGCTCGCGCAGTGCCGCGGGTGGCTGCGCGCCAACCTGCCGCGGGCCGCGCTGGTCGAGACGACGTCGACCGCGGACGCCGCGCGCGCGGCGCAGACCGACGCGGCCGGTGCGGCGATCGCGTCGGAGCTGGCCGCGAAGCTGTACGATCTGCGCGTGTTGCGCC
This genomic stretch from Deltaproteobacteria bacterium harbors:
- the pheA gene encoding prephenate dehydratase, with protein sequence MAGDDDELARLRAELDAVDDEILAALNRRAAIVERVAAHKRATGAPYYVADRERQIIERLTAANPGPFPTAAIRPVVQEIVSACRSLEKGVRVAYLGPEGTFTHQAAKLHFGASCRAVPAGTIAAVFAEVTRGQADFGVVPVENSSEGIVSHTLDEFVDRDLQIVAEVFVQVSHCLLVHHDIDEGAIARVYSHPQALAQCRGWLRANLPRAALVETTSTADAARAAQTDAAGAAIASELAAKLYDLRVLRRQLQDVADNRTRFLVVGPPSAAPPPTGRDKTSALLVLRDKPGALYEALKPLSEAGVNLTKIESRPSRRRPWEYVFFLDMDGHAADPALRDVLDAVAAWCEQFKVLGSYPKVNSDG
- a CDS encoding DUF255 domain-containing protein; protein product: MRPFGSVVAALAALAAPAAAHAAGTGGDVPDILADGMVWAFLAAFGWGFLTSLTPCVYPMAPIIVAVFGARDEAVTRRRAMLLATAFVLGICTLYTVLGVAFALAGKQSNELLANPWVIVPIAGVLVALAASMFGAFELRLPHGLQQRLNRVGGKGVGGSFALGLVLGVVAAPCTGAFAAGIILMIAKGQNVPLGAAIMFTYALGMGLLFWVLAVFAVSLPKSGPWMEAVKSLGGVVLLVMAGYFLIPIAPALTRIIQPSAGFAAGAVAVALAGAAVGAIHLSFHGSARHKLRKAAGVALMTGGLFALVAWYLAPKRALAWRHDEQVAFAEARAAGKHVLIDVGAEWCVPCRKVEKIFGSDELYDDITSAFVPLKIDVTDPTERNEALRAKWGAHTLPTVIFADADGRELGRYADKDPSVDGFRRVLAEVVAAHPPGS